The genomic DNA AATTAGTCAGCCCTGGTTGTGGCAGCTTCTGTGACTCCCAGGATAAGAATCCTGGGTTGACAGAGACCCTGAAAAAAAGAAGCGAAAGGAAAAGCAAGAGGGTCTCTGAGTCCAGGAATGTCCCCTTCTTTGGCAGGATTCCCTTGCCCTCTGCTGGGGTTTGCCTGTTAGACAATCCCAGAATAGCCCTCAACCCAACTACATCCCCGGCATGTAGCGCCTGCTTGCCTGGGGCTATATTTTGGGTTTGGTTGTGTCAGTTGTACCACTCCACCTTCCAGAACCATCCCCTTGGGAGAAGTGTGGTACCCTTGAGAAATGCTTTGGGGCTGGCTCAGGGTGAATCTTTGTTAGAGGGAGGTGAGGCAAAGTCATCCCACCAGAATGCTAAGGAGAGCACAGGGCAAAGGATGTAGGAGGGAAGACAGAGGCCAGGTTCTTACACATGGGCGATCTGTTTTTCCTTTCACAGGGGCTGTACATCAACtttacagaagaagaagaaaataggtaatgggagttgggggtggggagtgcgGAGGGGAGTGCATATGAGAGAATAGAGGATAATAGAACCAGTGTCTTAAGAAAGAGTGTAAGGTGGAGCAAGACTAAAGGGAGATAGTCCACCAAAGAGATCCTTAGGTTACTGTGTTCCAGACCACCTCTGAAACTCTGAACCTCATCCTTCCCATTATCACAGAGTAGCGAGGTTGGTTGTTCGTTCTTTCATTCATCCAGCAAAAATTTACAGAACACTTATAGTGTATGTGAAGCACTCTGCAGGAtctggaggaggcagagaggcatgAGGGGAAGGGTACACTGAGGTCTGGCCCTAGAAGAGCTGAAAATCAAGTTTGAGAGAGAGATACACATAAACAAAGAATCGTAATGCCATGCACCAGTGCTCTCAACAGCACCACACTCAGGCTGTTACAGAACGGGGAAAGCACCCATGTTGAAGGAATAATAGCAAGTTTATaaggtggaagagaagcagggaGCATGCAGAaataagaagagagagaagaaagtgacTTTATGAAAAGTGATCAAATGTTTGCTGTAGCTGAGCTCTTACCACATTGCACTGTAATAGTCTGTATACTTTTGTCTCTCCTGGTAGACTGCAAGTTCCCTGCAGTGGAGAAAACAGCCAACTCATCCTTCTATCCCCAGAATGCGGACACAGAGCCTGGTATACCATGGGCTCTCAATATAtaattgttttggggttttttatttttactttattttattttggctgtgctgggtctttgttgcagtgcgaGGACTCTGTTATGGCACACGGGTTTAGCTGCTCCTCTggcatgtggggatcttagttccctgactagagattgAACGTGTATTCCCTGCAtaggaaggtggattcttaaccactggagcatcaAGGAAGTCCCAACGTGAAATTGTAAATTATGTTAGGGGCCGCTGAAACATTAGGATGCAAGGTATTATTGGCAGATTGTAAAAGAGCCAGGTTGTATACTCTGCTAAGGAGTTTGGATGTGGGAATGGTGGAAGTGAGAGATgagaggagaggcagggagaTTAGTCAGAAGCCCACCGTGATAATTTAACAGAGATTTGAAGAGGGTAGTTTCAATAGAGACAGAAGAGAAAGCGGATTAAAGTCGGATTTCTTCCTCTCAGGGAGCCAAGCAAGACGAACACTGaggcagcagcagcctcagcatGAGCGGTGGCGGCAACTGAATGACACGAAGGTAATGACAAGCCTCGGTCCCTCCTAGGAGGCCGTTCAGACCTGGCACCCCAGGACTCAGCTTGTCCAGCCTGAGACAGAGGGGGAAAGGGAGCAACCAAGCCAAGAATCTCCCTTAATGCTGTTTGTTCCTCTCAGGACCACGACACAATGGGACACACGTATGAGCAGGTGTTAAGGCAGCTTGCGTCTCAGGAGAGGAGTCGTCAAAGCCTCAGGTCGGAGGACAGCAGCTTGTATTATGCAGACATTCAACTGTACAGACTTCCCCAGCCACGCTCTGTCCAGGAGGTGAAGCACCTGCAGTTAAAAAATGCCACAGAGTATGCGACCCTTCGCTTCCCCCAGGTCACACCTCGCTATGACAGCAAGAATGGGACCCTTGTGTGAGCCCTGATGGGGGAGGTATCTGTTGGCATCATTTCATCACTATGGCTTTGGGGGACTGGCTGGCAGCCTAGGAACAGTGGACACGTTTTAGGCTTAAAGAACTCCAGAGCCCCCGGAATTGCAAACTCCCAGTCCTGTGCTCTGCCTCGGCCTATCTCTTATTTGCCACCATTAGCTTGGAGTCGTATTTGAGTTACCTGGGGGTGGATGGAGTTGTACAGAATGAGGGCGCTAGGTTGAGTGTGCAAGAAGGTGGGGTTTTGACCCCTATCTTTGCTCCTGCCTTCTGGGAAAGTGCAGAAAGAACAGGTTACCCTTGAAGCACTTGCAACTGAGCTGACTTTGTTGGAGTTCATTTGATGGTATCCCTTCTACACACCTTCAGCTCCAAAGCTGAAGAAGAGGTGCTCTGGGAAGCATTCAGAGCTCTTGTACACAGCTCCTAGATCTGGGTTGGGCAAATTCCTCAGAGGCTGGGTCAAAAGGATCCAGACGCTGCACAAACAAGTGAGGGCAGGGACTTAAGCAAGCGTTTTCGGACCATCGATTGCAAGGACGTCAAGTCACTGATGTCGACAGCACTTCGAGGCCCAGAAACTTCCCCTTAAGCTGGACTGTTTTCTCTCAGGGGTGCGGAGCCGTTAGGATCAATAAATTGCATAAGGAAACTGGTTGGTGCTTTTTCTTGGGTGAAGGTCTGCGAGCTCTCATTCAGCCTCAGGGCGGTAAGGAAGACCAACCACTTTCCGACGCCGTACCGGCTGCTGCGGAAGCAGAGCCCCCCGGGTGCGGTTGGCACACACTGAAGGGTGCTTCCCAGCTGCGAAAGGCGGAGCTCCGGGGCGGGGTCTGGGCCGGTAAGAGGTGGGTCTAGTAGGCAGGGGGCAGGGTTCTGGGAATCAGGAGGCAGGGTCCGAGCCAGCAAGAGGTAGGTCTAGACGGGCAAGGGGCGGAGTTCTGGCCCTCAGGAGGCGGGGCATGGCCGGCAGGAGGAGTggtgaagcctggcaggcaatgCGCTCTGGGCCATTAGGAGGCGGGTCTGGACAGGCAGGGGGCGGGGTCAGAGTCGTAGGGGGCGGAGCCCGGGAGGATGAAGGCAGGCTCCCGCCCTCTGGAGGCGGATCGGTCCAGGCCGGGCTCTGCCGTCACCATGGCAACGGGCACGCAGAGGCGACACTACAGCAGGAGAAGGCGGTTCTCAGAAAGGCTGGGGACGAAGATGAGGAACCAGACACATCGACGCTTTAAAAGGTAGGTACTGAAAGGTGGTGTGTACCTGGAAAGTATTATCATCACCGGTTAAACTTCCCAGAACAGAACTGGGGGCAAACGGAGGGGTGAGGGTGTGGTGGGAAGGAGGTGGAAGTTTCAGGTTTAAACCCTCTCAGAGCTTTTGCAGGTTCTTAAGAGTGCTGTCCTTGAGTCATACTTTCAGAGCTTGAAGACTTCCCTTTCTCAAGCTGTACACCATTCTCCCCAAATACCGCGGCCCCTGGCTTTGTTCCTGGGAGGAAAGATTCCTTAAAATGGATAGAGTATTGAAAAATGGAATggcagcgaaaaaaaaaaaaaaaagtcagatacaataGGATCAATTTCTTAGAGTGTTTGTGGGAATTTAAAGCACTTGGAAGAGTTTATAGTATGTGAACAAACGTTGGCTGCTGCTATCATCATTGTCACCACTATTATCTTCTGTGTCCTCTGGCACAGAATTAGTGCCTGTGGATTCAGACGTGGCTAGAACCCCGCCTGCGCTACTGATCGGGATAACAACCCACTCACCTGATTAGTTGTGGATAATAAAATGAACTCTATTTCCAAGGGTTATTTCAAATAAAGTTGATATAGGTAATAGCCCTTTCTAAACTTCAAGTGCTTTATAAAAATTTCTGCCTTGAAATATAAGTGCTCCCATTCTGGTTAAAACTGAATTCTTGAGGATGCAGGGAAAAGTGAGTCAGAAGCAGAGCTCCTGGTTATTTCTCCTCATTGTCTTCAGAATCCTTTCTATGGTTTTTGACTTAATGGAGGAAATTTTCACATATTGAGGTTTGAGGAAGTCATTCCAACTTATAGATGATTTAACTTGAATTTTGTGCTAACTAAAACAACCTGCTTGTGCCTTATCAAACATATATTTTACATCTGCTTTAATCATTATAGAAAAGGGTGCGCTGACTAGAAATACAGAACatgcatgttaaaaataaaggttaaatgCCTCTCTTCCTGGGACACCAGTGCTGTTACTCCTTCGATGATGATTCCCTTCCCAAGCGCCAAGGCCAAACCGACTTCCTGTGTACATGCTGATCTGTTTTTTTGAAAACTTGAAGGAATGAACCTCTGACTTCTTTGatgttctttgttctgacaagATTTAAAACTGTGCTGATAATTATGCTTCTCCAGAGCAGTTGCTTAGATTTATTTGAGAGGCTATCTCTGGGTTATAGTCCTCAggttggctcaaataaaattccTTTCTACTCCTATTATAGattgtttattgattatttctgTCAACAGAATGATACATTTAGGGTAGAGGGGAAATGCATTCTTCCTTGACTGATGATAGGGAagcatttgtttttgctttttcagtaTTAAAACCTAAATGATTAGTATTTAAAACGCCATTGGGATAGCTCTGTTGTAATTATAGTATCTTGGGCTGGATTTCCTGCTAACTGGGGTCCTATTTTTTTATACTTCCAGATGACTTAAATGGGTTAGCCTGGAGTAGGAACCTGACCCCTCTAAATAGGTTTaacttttggaatttttttcctgaCCTGTATTTTTGCCTGTATCTTTCCCCTCCTATTTTAAGGTGGCCCTGATCTGGTTCTTCTGGGGATTCTGAAGATGGGTACCCAAGTGGTTATGAGACTCTGTAACTCCCTGCTGCCAGCAGAGCCCTCTGTAAGTTTCTGGCATTCTATTGAGAGAAGTGTGATGACGTTAATGGAATTTCAGTATAACTCAACAACTGGGGGATTTCTCCATCAGGATTCAGATCCTGGAACAAAACTGTAAtatgtttgctttcttttctagCTTCCCCTTCTTGTGGAAAGACTGGCTCACttgattattatctttttttggaATTAATAAAATCAGGCAGAGGTTGAAAATTTCAAGCAATTAATcaaaaaatcccgtggacagaggagcctggcaggctacagtccatggtcacataagcgttggacacaacttagtgactaacagcCGCAGCAGTCAGAATATATGGGTTGTTTAAAAGatttcaataatatttattatataaacagTGTACATGAATCATAGAGAATTTGGGAAATagtgcatttctttaaaaaacgtAATCCTTCCATATAGAAGCAATCCTgttaatattttagaatattttcctctggtctttttttctatatatattatttacatatttgagATCATATGCACACAGTTTTTACCTTTTGCTTTTTTACCTTCATGTTTATTAATATGAAATTGCTAAAATGTTTGTTTGAATATGAATACAAATGTCTGGTATTCATCATAACAGCTGTAATTTCCTTGACCTTCTCTTTGTTGCTGGATTTGTCGGTTCCTGTCCCTGCGTTATAAATGTGtcagtgcttagttgctcggtcgtgtctgactcggcaacctcgtggactgtagcccgcctggcttctctgtccatgggattctccaggcaagaatactggagtgggttgccattcccttctccaggggatcttcccaacctagggatcgaacccaggtctcctgcattggaggtggattccttacaaactgaaccaaactgagccaccagggaagccccacattgtAAATAACTAACTGATCTTCTCATTTAAGACTTTTTTCCCTTAGGATAGAGTTCCGGAAGTAGAATGCTAGGTCAAAAGATgtggacattttaaataataacttactttttaaaagaagaattgcAGTGTTTGATTTTGTATACATTCTTCAGAAGCAGAGGGACATCAGTTGGGAGATAGGAACGTCTATGTTAGAACTGTGGCGACTTCTTACAGCGAAACCCGGGTCCTGGAGaaagattctttctttctttctttcttttttttgagaaagATTATTTCATGAGTGGAATTAGTCATGTGCAACCCTAATGCATTGTGAGTGGCAGACCAGAGATACGTGGGCATTTACAAGTGTTTTGTGTAATCAGAGAAAAACTTAGGGTCACTTCCAAAATCTCCACTAGATGGCGCTAGTCTTAATCTAATTTTTTCCCATAGGATAGCTGGcagataacttttaaaatgtgaatttttaaatgcatgtaggatatatttgcatatcttctttggtacAGTTTATATTAAGCACTAGCATCTGGTGATTACTTTGGCAACATCCTACTCTAGTCTCACACCattctgtctctttttccttttttctccccacTCAGTCTGTCACAATCACTCTGTACACTCTGTCCCCATATATTAATATTGGACTCTCTGTTTTACTAGTCCTCCTTTCACTATTCTTCCTTTCAGTCTTGTTTCTTGCctctatgtgtgtgtttatgtgtaacTGTAACTTCTTGAAGTTTTTGCCAAAGAATAGGACCTGGTACTCCATATACATTTAATGAATGTTTAATGAAAGACTGCATTAGTGAAGGAGAGGAAATATAGGAGGATActagaaattatttatatatatcttcAAAACATAGTGAAAGAGACAAAAAATTCACATTCCTAAGtgaactataaaatactgataaaGTATAAGAGCATGCTGTCACTTTGGATTTTAAAGAGAAGAAgccagtatttactgagcatatACTATACGCCATGAAATATTCTTGGTTCTAGACATAAATCAGTAGCGAAACATACAAAACTCCCTGCccccatggagcttacattctgggCAGAAGGGAGGCTGACAATAAACCAGTAACTATAGAGtatcagtggcaccccactccagtactcttgcctggaaaatcccatggaaggaggagcctggtaggctgcagtccatggggtcgctaagagtcggacgcgactgagcgactttactttcacttttcactttcatgcactggagaaggaaatggcaaccccacgccagtgttcttgcctggagaatcccagggacgggggagcctggtgggctgccgtctatggggtcgcacagagtcggacatgactgaagcgacttagcagcagcagcagcatagagtaTCAAAGCTGGTGATGGAtgttaggaaaacaaaacaggcaaagaGGTCTGGGAATGCTGACATGAGGAGGTGGTATCATTTTGTGTAGAGTGGTCAGAAAAGGCCAAAAGGATCAGCTCGTTTAGACAGAGACCTGAAACAAGAGGAGGGAGGCACCATGCGTTATCTGGGAGGTGAGTGTTCCAGGCAGATGACGATCAGCTCTGTCTTGATTTGAACAAAATCAAGAGCGGTCAGAGGAGTTCCAGGAAGAAGTGGAACTTGAACTACGCACTGTAAAGATTTGAGTAGCAGAAGTGTGGAACCTTCTGTGCAAAGTGATAGTCATGAAGGTATAGAGGTGAAAATGAGCCTTGTGAATCTATGCGACTGTGAGGAGCCGACAAACCGAGCATAGGCAGCGAGCAGGGGGAGCCCTTAAGCTGGGCGTGAGGAATTTATATCTGACAAGCTAGCAGAAGTCAGTGTTTGAAGATGTTAAAGCAGTTGAACAGCAAGATGAATGCGTTGTCTAAGGAAGATTAAGGGATGCAGACTGGCAGAAAAGCCTGGGGACAAAGAGATGCAGTTTAGGAGCCAGGACACGTTTGGGACTTTGCTGGTAGACGTGAGCccttttgtgtatatgtatttatggTGATGTCTCTGAAGATAAATGCAGTGGAAATGGTAAACATATGTTACTGCCAAGGAACTTGCTaatgtgagaaaacagaaaaagattaaGAAATTATTTCAGAGTCATTTTGAATATTTCCACTGACAATTTTAATTGTTTGTTTATTCAGACTTATCTTTTTGCTTCTTTATAGTCATTAATGATTGCCCATAATAGATGTGTTAAATTTTACATAGGTGTGAATTTCACACTTCTTAGTTCTCTGCAGGGAGAAGTCACAGTCAATATTTTTACCAAATGACAGTTTTGTTTAAGGTTCAAAGCTTATTTAGGCTAACATGTTATTGTTTGTATTAATAGAAGTCATGAATGAGTTTGCCAGGGTTTCCTCCACTGGCTCATTCTTTTATACAACTAAAAACATATAGTGAGTTCCTTCTATGCTGTAACATCATATAAAAGTTTTGCATAATGATTAAGAATCTGGACTTTGGCTTCACTGCTTCGTAGTTGGATTGGGGCAAATTATCCTTCAGATCTCTCTTTTTGTATGTGTAAAGTGGGGACAATAAAAATAACTTACTAATCGTGGTAACTGTGACCATCAGCTGAACTAATGTATATAAGTGTTTTAGTACAGGGCTTAGGACATAGTAAAAGCTCAATTTTGCTATTATTAATACTGTTGTAGGTAGATATTCAGGTAAGTTTTCATTAGTGagtaaagtatctgcctttattggtttttgaaaagttttatttaattcaagtattattgatttataatgtgctaatttctactgtacagcaagtgattcagttatacatatatctacattctttttcatattcttttccattatggttcatcaGAGGCTACtgattatagttccctgtactgtacagtgggagcttgttgtttatccattgcCTTCAATGTTAAAGTAAGGCAGGACTGAGGAAGCTTGGTATAATTTCAAAAACGAGGCAGCACGGCAGAGCTATGCCGAAAGCAGCTTGCTTGGACTCTTCGCCTCTCCTCCAGGCAGAGTGAATAACAGGCCTGCAGAGGTGGGAATGGTTCCAGCTACCTGGACTGGCTTGCAGTTTTCCGTTGTTCGGACATCACAGGATGTAGATCATTGTCCTAGTTATTCTGAGGTCGTTGAATTAGCCCATCTATCCTCCTAGCTCTTGTGTTGATATCACAAGGGGGTGAGATGGAGAGGACAGAGGGAAGAGGAAATGTTAGTGCTGCTTAGAGCTAAAGCTTGACTCTTTGCCTGGGTCACTTTCTAAGTCAGACCATGATAACAAGTAGGATGAACATATCtcttgagtgaaaaaaaaaaaaaattgagatattatCTGGTGCAACAAGAATTTTGTGCTTTTTCCAAGTCTGAGAGACAGACTATATGTGAACATATTATAATTTGGGGAACAGTCTAATAGTTGTGTGGAGACAGTAGAACAGACTGTTTTGAAATTGTACTGCCTAAATagaaatgaattaatattaaaTGCCGTTTAAATTTTGGTTCCACCCTTACCTTTGCCACATTTTCAAGTTCTCATTAGCCACACGTGGTTAGCGGCCACTGGATTGGACAGCACAGACATGGAATATTGCCACCATCACAGAAAGATCTGTTGGACACTATTGCTGTGGGATATGTGGTGGGTGTTATTACAGGCTTCCAAGGAATAGTGCAGTCTTGGACCACATGCGCTATAATAGATTGTGTGTCTGTTTACCACAGTTCTCTCTAATTCCTCCAGCAGTCAGTGAATCACACAGGACTGGGCCTCAGAGGACTTTGGTTCAGATTTTAGCTCCTGTATTGACTTGCtacccgatggctcagcaggtaaagaacccacctgcaatgcaggagatgtggttttgatccttgagtcaggaagattccctggaggagggtatggcaacccactccagtattctcgtcaggaaaatcccatggacagaggaacctggcaggctaaataagtccatggggtcccaaagagttggaagcCAGTGAGCACACATTGACTTGCTAGGTGACTGTGAGCACCTCTGCTAGCCCTGGTTCCTTTATCTGTGAGATGAGAGAGTTGGGCCAGATGAGATCTTTTTTTGGAGCTTTAAAATTCAGTGATTTAGGAAGTCTTTTCCCCAGGAACACTGAGCTCACAGGTCCCACTTTGATAAATAGCTTGTCCTCTGAGGAACAGTGACCTCTTGGCATAGATGCCTGTCACAGGACCTGCCTCTGGTGTCTCAGTAATTTTTGCTGTGTCCAGAGCACGATGGGCTGTCAGCCAATCAGTATCCTCCAGCCAGGGATCCACCCGCTGGGTGTTCTGGTTGCACATCACTATGTATGTAGATGTGCTGCATACGATTTTATGCTCTTGGAAATTTCACACTTCTCTTTAAAAAGGGGGCTTGTTGCATTAATTTGCATTAGTGACTTAACTGAAGGGTGTTGCACCATAAACTGTGGAGGTGGCAAGGGGAGTTCTTGGCAACCAAATTCGCCAGCTCGAAGGATGGGTCTGCTGACTTGTGGGCTGCTCAGGTTCAGTTTGATGTGGTGTCATGGCTTTTCCCCCAGCCTTAGCCAGAATTGAACCCACTGCATTCACCAGCAGCAGTCACTGAACACCTCGGGTTGACTTCTACTCCCTGTTTCCTGTGGTCAGAAGGAGGTGTGTCTTTTCTCAGAAGCATCTTTGTGTTTAGCAGCTTTAGACTTTCAGGCAAGATAAGGCTAGTTCGGCTCCGAAAAGGATTTTCTTCTCTAGTGACCTGAGGAGGAGGCCATTAGGTTCAATAAGAACCATTACTGACTTTTCTTGCTAAGGTACTAATGAGGGTTTGGGGAGGGAATCTGGCCTTTTGCAAAATCACCAGGATAGACTTCTAGCTCCTCACACAGCCTCTGTCACTGCCCCGCTGTGTCCCTGGGGGCAAGGTCTGACCTTCTGTGAGCCCTAACACTCTGGAAACCCTTCCCCTCATCTGGGATCACGAGGTGTAACATAATATGGGTGTTCTTTCAAGCTTCCAATTTTCCTATAGAGACAAGAGCAGTGCACTGAGAGTACAGATgactagtatttttaaaaataaataagaccgTTGACTGGAGTAATGAGAAACAGAGGGGAAGAGTTCTGTTTCACTTGAGGAAGCTTTTATCTAACTCTTTCCAAAGCACCAGGAGATTTTGCAGTGATTTTCCTTAAAACCCCATTTAATTAATTTCaaacccatttaaaatataggTTTTACATTTTATCAGTTCctttagaaagaaaggaaggaagaaagaaagttttATTGGTAAAGCTTTGTTCATCCTTGGCTTACCCTTGATGCATCTGTTGTTATCCTGTGATTGATTtaccattattttattaaatgtatcCTAATACCATCAGTAACTAAAGTCTCTCTATCTTCTTTTTGTCTCTTGCTTCTGTTTCCCCTTCTTTAGGTCCCCTTCTGACCTCACTGTTCAGGCCCCAAGTGGAAAAAGGTTGCAGTTTTCGGCTAGTCTGCGGTGGGTGGAGGGGGAATCTTATAATTCACTCGCCTTCCTACCCAC from Budorcas taxicolor isolate Tak-1 chromosome 15, Takin1.1, whole genome shotgun sequence includes the following:
- the C15H11orf52 gene encoding uncharacterized protein C11orf52 homolog; amino-acid sequence: MGSTTGPPGKSLKTHTFNHYIIPSPESTKEGNFLGETEVRQIELALVRAGKSFLGCGLQRGCTSTLQKKKKIGSQARRTLRQQQPQHERWRQLNDTKDHDTMGHTYEQVLRQLASQERSRQSLRSEDSSLYYADIQLYRLPQPRSVQEVKHLQLKNATEYATLRFPQVTPRYDSKNGTLV